ATATTTTAAGCCGAATTTGTAAAGGACACTATTAATACGACCGCCTGCAAGGGCAGCGACACTTGTGCGCCTGGCGGCACCACTACACAATCACACAGCacaggcacaaacaaaacacttgcAGGCCGTGCACACGACGGTACACTGGCAGACGGTACACCACACCACCGTCGTGCTTCGTGACGCACCGTCGATTGTTCCACGGTCGTCGCAACTGGAGGACTACTATTCTGGGGGCCTGTTAGTGATCCGCACGATCGCGAGTGGTCCGCCTTTTCGCTCGCGGGACGCAACAAATGTTTTCTGCACCCTCGCACCAAGAAGCACCACGACGGAACGCAACGGCACGGAATCTGTGGGGTGTTGAGtgtgattctttttttttcctgtgtgtgtttgcagttTTTGGGGCGCGAGTCCGTACCCAGGCGGCGCTTGATCAGACGGACCCGTTTAGGGATGGGTTTATTATGTACAATGTAGCAGGTTTTCAAACCTGTTGTTTGAAATTCATATATTATGTacaaaattcattttttttcgacAAATTTTACAATGGGTTCCAAAATCCTCACTGTAACTAGattttttggcaaaaacaGTCCCTCGTTAACACCTTAATAGCGGCTGGTAGCTTTATTGTGAAATTCGTAACTCCTGGGTATTTGCTCTTGCCTTAACCAGTGACACATGTCAACTGGttcgcttgaaaaaaaatattttgatttcaattttcttgCATACAGTGCGTCTTGCATTGTAGGGCGcgcttgttttaatttatttaactggaaaggttttttttcgccattttCAACTCTTATAAGTTGTCCGACGCAGAATATAAGAACGCAATCGTGAAACAGAACACATTTTATTCTCTAGAACAATGAATAAATCAGTTGATAATTAGCAATTTAATGTTAGCATTACGATCCATACAAAACTCGGATTTCCAACCGTTTGAccggttttattttcattgccATAACTCATAGAACGGCCCAGTAAGCacactagtgatgtgctctttggagcgcacccacgactccgatcgaaCTCCGGCAAAATCCGAACCACCAGCggggagtcgttcggagtcggccggagtcaACAGGAACCGTCCGGTgcaatgtgcttgtgatcaggCATTTCGTttctttgcgtttttttttcgttttggcaAAGGCCAACTCCgaccgactccggacgactcccaactattccgaacgactccagacgactctggacgactccaactccggacgatttcAGGCGGCTCCAGACGACTCGGAATGACTCCGGACCTGGAATAATGctgggcggacctaccttctggagtcgattccgaaactATCGGAGTCAGATTGGAGTCGTCTCCAGTTTTTTGCCTACTTTACCTATCACTAAATCCACACGCAATCATAAACTTCTTCACGATTTATTCTTTAACTTATTCATAGTGCAATTTACAGTGCATATGTTCTTCCGAATTAGTACGTCAACCGCCAATTAGCTTCATTACAACtatcttttaatgcaaaaaatattgtaatatttttccaTCCAAAGTGTACCATTCAAAAATGTGTCACATATCCATCATTCGAGAATTTAATGAGTTCAGAACGAGAACGTTCATAATGGCTATACTCGATGAACATTAGGATTAGGTACACAAATGAACTACTGGATAAACCTCGCCTTGGCCATGTCAAATCCAACGAGTATTCGTGAGTCCATTAAGTGGATATGGATGCACAAATATGGATGCAGAATTGGACCTTATTTTAAAAATCGAATTTAATCTTGAATTAAATGTCGTTTTTAAAAACTCTACTACCGAGTAAATCTAATGGACTGGTTATAGTAACGAACTTGTGCAGAATAATTCCTTGCGATATTCATTGTACCTTACAAATTAACGTAAAGTATGAATTATTTTTGGCTTATTAAATTTTGCTTGATGTTGCTTCCACATCCGTAAGCCTCTCTCAAAAACCACACGTGAGGGTTACTTCTGCAATCGTCCAATGTCCAACATTTCTTCAAACTCATCCACACCGTCTATGAACATGGTGGCATCTTGCTTCACTACTATCGTTTCCGATCTGATCGGTTTGACCGGTACACTCACAGCCATCAATATCGATGACGAGGGTGATGATTGCCCTTGAGTCGCATCCGCAACCGCTGCAGTACTTCGCACATCAGTAGATGATGTCAATTTAATCTGTTTCGGAATAATTCTAATGATTTCTTCTCCCACTCGGTTTAGCCGCTTACGACCGCTATGTGGCACACTCTTGCGCACACCCTTCGCCTTTATCCTGGTGGTCGAGTTGTGAAGCTTTTTGCGCATGAAATTCTCCACTGACACGTGATCCGCCCGGTACACGGAGGTGGTACCGGCGTACTCGAACAAGTTCAGTATGTTCTTGAGCACGTTCAGCGCCCGTTTGTTCTTTCCGCCGCCGGTCCAGCTGAAGCCAGCGAACAGCTTCCGATCGATGATGAGGTCCAACAATGTGTGCATCCGATGTTCGGACTGCCGCATGTGTCCCACGCTCGCATCGATCCACTGGCACACCTGGGTGCGATAGTCATCCTCCTCCAGACGCTTCTCAAACTCTTCCACCGCTTCCATCTCGGTGAGCAAGTCGACCTTAAACTTTTCCGGCTGTTCGATCAGCTGGCACACGTTCGCATCCACCCGTCCCGCCTGGAACGCGTTCGCATCCGCCCGCCCAAGTTCGTACTGTACCGCATTCGATTCCAGGTACTTGTCGTTCATCGATTTAACGGACTTGTCCACCCTTCCGAATCCCTCCTTTAGATTCTGCCGCAACTCTTCCTGGTTCGCCTGTATCAGACTCTTCAGCTCGTACAAAAGGTCCAGCATCTGGGGGCACGGTTTCACATCCCCGAGCGGATCATCGTCCGGCTGGACGGTGAGGCTGGACAGCAGCTTCTGCACACCGCCGTTGCTCTGCCGGTTCGCAAGAGGATCGTTTAATCGTTGCACCGTTACTCCTGCTGCCGGTTTCGGCTCGTTCAGCCGACTGCTTTCCATCGTTTCGATCATCTTGTCAGCCGACGAGAGCGACAGAATGTTGCGACACAAAATTTCACACTCAAGCCTTTCCCACACCTCCGACGGAATGCTGTACTCGTCTTGGAACAATGCATTCAGCTTCCGTATGCTTCTAGCGAATGGCCAGCACAGATATGCGGTGCCGTCAGCCTTCTTTTGGATCCAGGCGGCCGGTGCAGCTAGCAGCTCTTTGCCGCCGGTGGGAGTAGTCGTTTCTACCAAGATGTACGGCATCCTAAAAAGGGAGAAGGTACGGGCGACAAGGTACTTTAAATGGGAAGTCCTTAGCTCCAGCCGTGCTGTAGTACCTACGTACTTTCCCTATACCactcaaaaacacacacacacagcgagctTCCACAAACGGTGTGACTCTCTTTCTATTGCTTCGTTTCGTAGTATGGCAGCATGCAAACAATTTCCCCTCGCGACAATACACTTTGCTATACGTTTGATTCTCCTCCCGCAGCGCCCTTGGCGTCGTTTCTTCAATGTGTATTAAAGTTGAGCCAAATCATAACAAACAAATGTCAACTTGCTCAGCTGGTGCTGTTGGTGGgaatttgaaacatttcatcaAATCTGGATTTGAAAGTTTTCATTCTGATTAATTGC
This genomic interval from Anopheles merus strain MAF chromosome 3L, AmerM5.1, whole genome shotgun sequence contains the following:
- the LOC121600274 gene encoding uncharacterized protein LOC121600274, which gives rise to MPYILVETTTPTGGKELLAAPAAWIQKKADGTAYLCWPFARSIRKLNALFQDEYSIPSEVWERLECEILCRNILSLSSADKMIETMESSRLNEPKPAAGVTVQRLNDPLANRQSNGGVQKLLSSLTVQPDDDPLGDVKPCPQMLDLLYELKSLIQANQEELRQNLKEGFGRVDKSVKSMNDKYLESNAVQYELGRADANAFQAGRVDANVCQLIEQPEKFKVDLLTEMEAVEEFEKRLEEDDYRTQVCQWIDASVGHMRQSEHRMHTLLDLIIDRKLFAGFSWTGGGKNKRALNVLKNILNLFEYAGTTSVYRADHVSVENFMRKKLHNSTTRIKAKGVRKSVPHSGRKRLNRVGEEIIRIIPKQIKLTSSTDVRSTAAVADATQGQSSPSSSILMAVSVPVKPIRSETIVVKQDATMFIDGVDEFEEMLDIGRLQK